A single region of the Deefgea piscis genome encodes:
- a CDS encoding homoserine kinase, whose translation MSVFTTVATDEITPFLHRYSLGQLVELKGISAGVTNTNYFVTTTHGKYVLTLFETLRADELPFYVNLMVHLAQHGIAVAAPIANLQHQYIDELNGKPTLLVPCLPGSVAESPTVEQCAQVGEMLAQMHLAAASYQAKMPNPRGPHWWTTIAPTLYSFMNQADADLLAAEVALQAQHQHDTLPTGVIHADLFRDNALMNGEHVGGFIDFYYACTDVLLYDLAITLNDWCVLEDGEIDDERALAMINAYQSVRPLNPAEIQAWPTLLRAAALRFWVSRLLDFYQPAAGEMTFAKDPSHFQRVISRHAQRRNFWV comes from the coding sequence ATGTCTGTTTTTACTACCGTCGCCACCGACGAAATTACGCCATTTTTGCACCGCTATTCATTAGGCCAATTGGTCGAGCTTAAAGGCATTTCTGCCGGTGTGACCAATACCAATTATTTTGTCACAACGACGCATGGTAAATATGTACTGACTTTGTTTGAAACACTGCGCGCCGATGAACTCCCTTTTTACGTCAATTTAATGGTGCATTTGGCGCAGCACGGCATCGCCGTTGCCGCGCCGATTGCCAATTTGCAACACCAGTATATTGATGAACTGAACGGCAAACCAACGCTGCTGGTGCCGTGTTTACCCGGCTCAGTCGCCGAATCACCCACCGTAGAACAATGCGCCCAAGTGGGCGAAATGTTGGCACAAATGCATTTGGCTGCAGCGAGCTATCAAGCCAAAATGCCCAATCCGCGCGGCCCACACTGGTGGACGACGATTGCGCCAACGCTATATTCATTTATGAATCAAGCCGACGCCGATTTACTCGCCGCTGAAGTGGCATTGCAAGCACAACACCAACACGACACGCTGCCAACCGGGGTGATTCATGCGGATTTATTCCGTGATAATGCCTTGATGAATGGCGAACACGTTGGCGGATTTATTGATTTTTATTATGCCTGCACCGACGTCTTGCTGTACGACTTGGCGATCACGCTTAATGATTGGTGCGTGCTCGAAGACGGCGAAATCGATGATGAGCGCGCACTGGCAATGATCAATGCCTACCAAAGCGTGCGGCCACTCAACCCTGCCGAAATTCAAGCTTGGCCAACGCTATTGCGGGCTGCTGCACTGCGTTTTTGGGTATCTCGCTTGCTGGATTTTTACCAGCCAGCAGCGGGTGAAATGACGTTTGCTAAAGATCCAAGCCACTTTCAACGCGTCATCAGCCGACACGCGCAACGTCGTAATTTCTGGGTTTAA
- a CDS encoding FAD-binding oxidoreductase, producing MTESHGLLFGENTAPYCLDQRRRFQGQALAVARPKSTEQLVELVKLCAEHHIAMVPQGGNTSLCGAATPDSSGHSLIIAFERMNQFIEVDADNNTITVDAGVTLQQVQTAALAANRLFPANWGAAASCQIGGALATNAGGVNVLRYGNMRELTLGLEVVLADGTIWHGLRGLRKDNTGYDLKQLFVGAEGTLGLISRAVLRLYPLPTAHATALIDVDSPAIAVELLRDLQAKVGDRVTSFELISRPCLDLLQRHFPQLQQPFSQSPAWCVLLELSDGGNSEQLISQLAEILFAAGFSNAYVAQNQRQAQDFWCLRERIPEAQRIEGVSIKHDISIPVGDIPRFLTECQNELIQQYLDANIVAFGHLGDGNLHYNLFLNEKTALIYQFEQAINAIVYRLVAKYNGSISAEHGIGQLKKQSLSQYRTATELLMMRSIKQALDPQQLMNPGKVLLDLSHPID from the coding sequence ATGACTGAATCTCACGGCCTATTGTTCGGCGAAAATACGGCGCCCTATTGTCTTGATCAACGCCGTCGTTTCCAAGGCCAGGCACTGGCCGTCGCCCGCCCAAAATCAACTGAACAACTGGTTGAACTGGTCAAACTTTGCGCAGAGCACCACATTGCGATGGTGCCACAAGGTGGCAATACCAGTTTATGTGGTGCGGCTACACCAGACAGCAGTGGCCATAGCCTGATTATCGCTTTTGAACGGATGAATCAATTCATCGAAGTGGATGCCGACAACAACACCATTACCGTGGATGCTGGCGTCACGCTACAACAAGTGCAAACCGCCGCTTTAGCTGCCAATCGCTTATTTCCTGCCAATTGGGGTGCCGCAGCCAGTTGTCAAATCGGCGGTGCGCTCGCTACCAATGCCGGCGGGGTGAATGTACTGCGCTACGGCAATATGCGCGAGCTCACCCTTGGTCTCGAAGTCGTCCTGGCTGATGGCACGATTTGGCATGGCTTACGCGGTTTACGCAAAGACAATACGGGCTATGATCTCAAGCAATTATTTGTCGGCGCTGAAGGCACCTTGGGTTTAATTAGTCGTGCCGTATTGCGGCTGTATCCGCTGCCAACAGCGCACGCCACCGCTTTAATCGACGTCGATTCGCCAGCGATTGCCGTTGAATTACTGCGCGATCTACAAGCTAAAGTCGGCGATCGAGTTACCTCATTTGAGTTAATTTCTCGCCCCTGCCTAGATTTACTACAGCGGCATTTTCCACAGCTGCAACAACCCTTTAGTCAATCACCCGCTTGGTGTGTTTTGCTTGAACTGTCTGACGGCGGCAATAGCGAGCAATTAATTTCGCAATTAGCCGAAATTTTATTTGCTGCGGGCTTTAGCAATGCCTATGTGGCACAAAATCAGCGGCAAGCGCAAGATTTTTGGTGTTTACGTGAACGCATTCCCGAAGCGCAGCGCATTGAAGGCGTGAGTATTAAACACGACATCAGCATTCCTGTCGGCGACATCCCGCGTTTTTTAACTGAATGCCAAAATGAATTAATTCAACAATATCTCGATGCCAATATCGTGGCTTTTGGTCATTTAGGTGATGGTAATTTGCATTACAACTTGTTTTTAAATGAAAAAACCGCGTTGATTTATCAATTTGAGCAGGCCATCAATGCCATTGTTTATCGTTTAGTGGCTAAATATAATGGCAGTATTAGTGCTGAGCATGGGATTGGACAATTAAAGAAACAATCTCTGAGCCAATATCGAACGGCGACCGAACTATTAATGATGCGCAGCATCAAACAAGCACTCGACCCACAGCAACTGATGAACCCAGGTAAGGTTTTACTGGATTTAAGTCATCCAATTGATTGA
- a CDS encoding zf-HC2 domain-containing protein, which yields MMMKCRDISFLLSESQDRALSLSEGLQLRLHLFMCKKCTNFSHQLKVIRLASQAQKDDRK from the coding sequence ATGATGATGAAATGCCGCGATATTTCTTTTTTACTCTCTGAATCGCAAGATCGCGCGCTGTCTTTAAGCGAAGGCCTACAGCTGCGCCTACATTTATTTATGTGTAAAAAATGCACTAATTTTTCACACCAACTCAAGGTAATACGCCTCGCGAGCCAAGCTCAAAAAGACGATCGCAAATAA
- the polA gene encoding DNA polymerase I, whose product MATLLLIDGSSYLYRAFHAIRDLTAPDGTPSNALYGFVNMLKKLRQQTPADYIACVFDAKGPTFRDALYDQYKAQRPSMPDELRVQIAPIHQAVAAFGIPILMVNGVEADDVIGTLAREASRQGVTTIMSTGDKDMAQLVDEYARIENSMTSEVLRRDEVFAKFNVWPEQIVDYLALIGDTVDNVPGVPKCGPKTAAKWLAEYQTLDNVIAHADEIKGVVGQNLRDTLAWLPMAKALVTIKCDVDLSVEIPQGIADLVPTTEDSATLLALFKQFGFRSWVRELESRTPAVSSGSDDLFAEKTEGIATTVIADDAPIEIPAAPSIERHYVTIQSAAQLSDWLAKINAAAITAFDTETTSLDAMQARLVGMSFSVTEGEAAYLPLAHCGPDHAEQLPFDETLALLKPWLESTQHGKVGQNLKYDQHVLANYGIELAGICDDTLLMSYVLASHEKHNMDDQAERELGETTIKYADICGKGAKQIGFAEVDVDTATRYAAEDADITLRLAHTLKPRLTGRMLEVYRDIEMPSRDVLYIMERNGILLDSALLQKQSHDIGLRLIELENHAYELAGQPFNLASPKQLGEIFFEKLQLPVIKKTPKGAPSTDEEVLSELAKDYPLPKVLLEHRSLSKLKSTYTDKLPLMVNPKTGRIHTSFNQTVAVTGRLSSSEPNLQNIPVRTLEGRKIREAFIAPAGSKIVSADYSQIELRIMAHLSNDAAMLKAFEQGQDIHKATAAEVFGIALDEVSSEQRRYAKSINFGLIYGMGVFGLAQQLEITREAAKTFIERYFNRFYSVADYMEQTRQSVRELGYVETVFGRRLWLPEIKSSNGAKRAGAERAAINGPMQGTAADLIKLAMIAVAKWLADEQLNSKLLLQVHDELILEVPEAELELVTRKLPEIMASVAQLKVPLLAEVGVGNNWEEAH is encoded by the coding sequence ATGGCAACGCTGCTTTTAATCGATGGATCATCTTATTTGTATCGCGCTTTCCATGCGATTCGAGATTTAACCGCCCCCGATGGTACACCTAGCAATGCGCTGTATGGCTTTGTGAATATGTTGAAAAAACTGCGTCAGCAAACCCCTGCTGATTATATCGCGTGTGTGTTTGACGCTAAAGGACCAACATTTCGCGATGCACTTTATGATCAATATAAAGCGCAGCGGCCATCGATGCCCGATGAGCTACGCGTGCAAATCGCGCCGATTCATCAAGCCGTGGCCGCGTTTGGGATTCCGATTTTGATGGTGAATGGCGTTGAAGCCGACGATGTGATTGGCACGCTAGCGCGTGAAGCCAGTCGCCAAGGGGTTACGACGATTATGTCGACTGGCGATAAAGACATGGCGCAATTGGTGGATGAATACGCGCGTATCGAAAACAGCATGACCAGCGAAGTGCTACGCCGTGATGAAGTGTTTGCCAAATTTAATGTGTGGCCTGAGCAAATCGTGGATTATCTGGCATTGATTGGCGACACCGTGGACAACGTGCCGGGTGTGCCCAAATGCGGCCCAAAAACCGCGGCCAAATGGTTGGCTGAATATCAAACCTTGGATAATGTGATCGCTCATGCCGATGAAATCAAAGGCGTGGTGGGGCAAAATCTGCGCGATACCTTGGCGTGGCTGCCTATGGCCAAAGCCTTGGTGACGATTAAATGCGATGTCGATCTCAGTGTCGAAATCCCGCAAGGCATTGCCGATTTAGTACCAACAACTGAAGACAGCGCGACCTTATTGGCATTGTTTAAGCAGTTTGGCTTTCGCAGCTGGGTACGCGAATTAGAAAGTCGCACGCCTGCAGTCAGCAGCGGCAGTGACGATTTATTCGCAGAAAAAACCGAGGGTATTGCCACCACAGTAATAGCCGATGATGCACCGATTGAAATACCTGCCGCACCCAGCATTGAGCGGCATTATGTAACGATTCAAAGCGCAGCGCAGTTAAGCGATTGGCTAGCCAAAATCAATGCCGCAGCAATCACCGCTTTTGATACCGAAACCACTAGCCTAGACGCCATGCAGGCGCGCTTGGTGGGAATGTCTTTTTCGGTGACGGAAGGCGAGGCGGCGTATTTGCCGTTGGCGCATTGCGGGCCAGATCATGCCGAACAACTGCCGTTTGATGAAACTTTAGCCTTATTAAAACCGTGGTTAGAATCAACCCAGCACGGCAAAGTTGGGCAAAACCTGAAATACGATCAACACGTCTTGGCCAATTACGGCATTGAGCTGGCTGGCATTTGCGATGACACTTTATTGATGTCTTACGTGCTGGCCAGCCACGAAAAGCACAATATGGATGATCAAGCTGAACGTGAGCTGGGTGAAACGACGATTAAATACGCTGATATTTGCGGCAAAGGCGCTAAGCAAATTGGCTTTGCCGAAGTCGACGTTGATACCGCCACTCGGTATGCGGCGGAAGACGCCGATATTACTTTGCGTCTGGCGCATACCCTTAAACCGCGCTTAACTGGTCGGATGCTGGAAGTGTATCGCGACATCGAAATGCCATCGCGCGATGTGCTGTACATCATGGAGCGCAACGGCATTTTGCTTGATTCAGCTTTACTGCAAAAGCAAAGCCACGACATTGGTTTGCGCTTAATTGAATTAGAAAACCACGCTTACGAGCTGGCTGGCCAACCGTTTAATTTGGCTTCACCCAAGCAATTGGGCGAAATCTTTTTTGAAAAGCTGCAATTGCCGGTGATCAAAAAAACCCCGAAAGGCGCGCCATCCACCGACGAAGAAGTGTTAAGCGAATTGGCCAAAGATTATCCTCTGCCCAAAGTGCTGCTCGAGCATCGTAGTTTGTCGAAATTAAAATCCACGTATACCGACAAACTGCCCTTAATGGTGAATCCAAAAACTGGCCGGATTCATACCAGTTTTAATCAAACTGTTGCGGTCACTGGGCGTTTAAGCTCGTCCGAGCCAAATTTGCAAAATATCCCAGTGCGCACGTTAGAGGGCCGCAAAATTCGCGAAGCGTTTATCGCGCCAGCGGGCAGCAAAATTGTTTCGGCCGATTACTCGCAAATTGAGCTGCGAATTATGGCCCATTTATCTAACGACGCCGCGATGCTCAAAGCGTTTGAACAAGGCCAAGACATTCACAAAGCCACCGCGGCCGAAGTGTTTGGCATTGCGCTGGATGAAGTGAGCAGCGAGCAGCGCCGTTATGCCAAATCGATTAACTTTGGTTTGATTTACGGCATGGGCGTTTTTGGCTTGGCGCAGCAATTGGAAATCACCCGCGAAGCGGCAAAAACCTTTATCGAGCGCTATTTCAATCGCTTTTACAGCGTGGCCGATTATATGGAGCAAACGCGGCAATCGGTGCGCGAGCTGGGCTATGTCGAAACCGTGTTTGGTCGCCGTTTATGGCTGCCCGAAATCAAATCGAGCAACGGTGCCAAACGCGCCGGTGCCGAGCGCGCGGCGATTAACGGCCCAATGCAAGGCACTGCCGCCGATTTAATCAAATTGGCAATGATTGCCGTGGCCAAGTGGTTGGCTGATGAGCAATTAAACAGCAAGCTCTTACTGCAAGTACACGATGAATTGATCTTGGAAGTGCCAGAAGCCGAGCTCGAATTAGTCACCCGCAAACTGCCTGAAATCATGGCCAGCGTGGCACAACTGAAAGTGCCGTTACTGGCCGAAGTCGGCGTTGGCAATAATTGGGAAGAGGCGCATTAA
- a CDS encoding DUF2782 domain-containing protein codes for MRHLILGLSFCLALPAFAATIGDDVADTPPAMPAETKSTKPQPQPDIRIVEKGDATLTEYRINGRLYQIKVVPKVGKPYFLIDPNGQGNFVTQGNMIDNIAVPSWVILEF; via the coding sequence ATGCGTCACCTTATTTTGGGCCTTAGCTTTTGTTTGGCGCTACCCGCTTTCGCCGCGACTATCGGCGATGACGTTGCCGATACCCCGCCGGCGATGCCAGCAGAAACCAAATCGACCAAACCCCAGCCGCAACCGGATATCCGCATTGTTGAAAAAGGCGATGCCACGCTCACTGAATACCGCATCAATGGCCGGTTATATCAAATCAAAGTAGTGCCGAAAGTTGGCAAGCCATATTTCTTAATTGACCCCAACGGCCAAGGTAATTTTGTGACGCAAGGCAATATGATTGATAATATCGCCGTCCCAAGCTGGGTTATATTGGAATTCTGA
- a CDS encoding sigma-70 family RNA polymerase sigma factor: MAISANELQSHHSALLRYALFQLGDMPLAEDVVQETLLAALEKPESFTGQSSVKTWLTAILKYKIIDVQRRRYRDPQLISPLIDEENDRSDFDSLFDSHGHWGSDAPRNWGQPEANLSDQHFWQTYHLCATKMPKRTAMVFTLREVMELDISEICQQLEITATNCSVMLYRARMSLRLCLEQNWFESKISGTP, encoded by the coding sequence ATGGCCATCTCGGCAAACGAGTTGCAATCTCATCATTCGGCTTTATTGCGCTACGCGCTATTTCAGCTTGGCGATATGCCTTTGGCCGAAGATGTGGTGCAAGAAACTTTGCTGGCGGCGCTCGAAAAGCCCGAATCTTTTACTGGGCAATCGAGCGTCAAAACTTGGTTAACCGCCATTTTGAAGTACAAAATTATTGACGTGCAACGTCGTCGCTATCGTGATCCACAATTGATTTCACCGCTGATTGACGAAGAAAACGATAGAAGCGATTTTGATTCACTGTTCGATTCGCACGGCCACTGGGGCAGCGATGCGCCACGTAACTGGGGGCAGCCCGAAGCCAATCTGAGCGATCAGCATTTCTGGCAAACGTATCATCTGTGCGCCACCAAAATGCCCAAACGCACCGCAATGGTGTTTACCTTGCGTGAGGTGATGGAGTTAGACATTAGCGAAATTTGTCAGCAATTGGAGATCACCGCGACTAATTGCTCGGTGATGCTGTATCGCGCTCGAATGAGCTTACGGCTGTGTTTAGAACAAAACTGGTTTGAATCAAAAATATCGGGGACACCATGA
- a CDS encoding type I secretion system permease/ATPase, which translates to MDRPTSSSAKNAFDWHFSENQAHFDPLLDCLVELTRIHGAPWTHEALAAGLPLVENRITPSLLPRAAKRAGLSARVLRRNLNEIPDRLLPAILLLNDHRACLLLERQADGQYKVRFPEGAESVEILSETELAELYSGIVLIVRPRFRFDLRTPEMGKIRERHWFWGVVFDNWRIYRDALIAALLINIFALAMPLYSMNVYDRVVPNHAMETLWVLALGAILVLGFDFVLRTARGYILDVASKRIDVTLSALIMERVLGIQMGSRPASVGSFTANLRAFESVRDFIASASITTLVDLPFVLIFFLVLVWISPWLVLPPLVGAILIIAFAWLAQAKMNQLVELTQRASAQRNATLVESMVGLETIKIMGAESEMQRRWERATQFLAQIGGRLKLMSTTTVNFAQAVTQLVSVVIVIVGVYLLIEGQLSMGGIIAASMLAGRAMAPLGQVAGLLMQYQNAKTSLGAVESHMQMPIERPADSNFLHRESFRGEIEFRNVTFKYPNNDDIALKNVSFKMNAGEKIAIIGRIGSGKSTIEKLILGLYQPTEGAVLVDGIDTRQIDPAELRRAIGYVPQDPLLFFGSLRQNIAMGAPYAEDSHIIAAADLAGIAEFVNAHPRGFEMPISERGESLSGGQRQAISIARAALNDPPIFMLDEPSSAMDHQSEERLKGRLRTYLAGKTMILVTHRTSLLELVDRLIVIDQGQIMADGPKAQVVEALQQGRIGKAGSST; encoded by the coding sequence ATGGATAGGCCTACAAGCAGCTCTGCCAAAAACGCATTCGATTGGCATTTTAGCGAAAATCAAGCGCATTTCGATCCCCTACTCGATTGCTTAGTCGAGCTCACGCGAATTCATGGCGCTCCGTGGACGCATGAAGCACTCGCGGCCGGCTTGCCTTTAGTTGAAAACCGGATCACGCCGTCTTTATTGCCACGCGCCGCCAAACGCGCTGGCCTATCGGCACGCGTACTGCGCCGCAATCTCAATGAAATCCCCGATCGCTTACTGCCGGCCATTTTATTGCTCAATGATCATCGGGCGTGTTTATTACTTGAACGCCAAGCCGATGGCCAATATAAAGTGCGCTTTCCCGAAGGCGCAGAATCGGTTGAAATCTTAAGCGAAACCGAATTAGCTGAGCTGTACAGCGGGATTGTGCTGATTGTTCGCCCGCGTTTTCGCTTTGATTTACGCACGCCAGAAATGGGCAAAATTCGTGAACGGCATTGGTTTTGGGGGGTCGTGTTTGATAACTGGCGAATTTACCGCGATGCCTTAATTGCGGCATTGCTGATCAATATTTTTGCCCTAGCCATGCCCTTGTATTCAATGAATGTATACGATCGGGTGGTGCCTAATCATGCGATGGAAACGCTATGGGTGCTGGCCCTTGGTGCGATTCTCGTTTTGGGTTTTGATTTCGTACTGCGAACTGCACGCGGCTATATTTTGGATGTCGCCTCAAAGCGTATCGACGTGACTTTATCGGCGTTGATTATGGAGCGCGTGTTAGGCATTCAAATGGGATCGCGCCCAGCTTCAGTGGGCTCATTTACCGCCAATTTGCGGGCGTTTGAATCGGTTCGCGATTTTATTGCGTCAGCTTCGATCACCACCTTGGTCGATCTGCCTTTCGTGTTGATTTTCTTTTTAGTATTAGTTTGGATCTCGCCATGGCTGGTTTTACCGCCGTTGGTGGGCGCGATTTTAATTATTGCTTTTGCTTGGCTGGCTCAAGCCAAAATGAATCAACTGGTTGAACTCACCCAACGCGCTTCGGCACAACGCAATGCCACCTTGGTCGAAAGTATGGTTGGACTTGAAACCATCAAAATCATGGGTGCCGAAAGCGAAATGCAACGTCGCTGGGAGCGTGCTACGCAATTTTTAGCGCAAATTGGCGGCCGTTTAAAGCTCATGTCGACCACCACGGTCAATTTCGCACAAGCGGTAACGCAATTAGTGTCGGTCGTGATTGTGATTGTTGGCGTGTATCTACTGATTGAAGGTCAGCTGTCAATGGGGGGCATTATTGCCGCATCGATGCTGGCTGGCCGTGCGATGGCGCCATTGGGACAAGTGGCGGGTTTATTGATGCAATATCAAAACGCCAAAACCTCGCTCGGCGCTGTCGAGTCGCATATGCAGATGCCAATTGAGCGGCCTGCCGACAGTAACTTTTTGCACCGTGAATCCTTCCGTGGCGAGATTGAATTTCGCAATGTGACGTTTAAATATCCGAACAATGACGATATCGCCTTAAAAAATGTCAGTTTTAAAATGAATGCCGGAGAAAAGATCGCCATTATTGGTCGAATCGGCTCAGGCAAATCAACGATTGAAAAACTGATTTTAGGGCTGTATCAGCCTACAGAGGGCGCGGTACTTGTTGATGGGATCGATACCCGCCAGATCGACCCGGCAGAATTACGCCGAGCTATCGGCTATGTGCCGCAAGATCCTTTACTGTTTTTCGGCTCATTGCGCCAAAACATCGCCATGGGTGCACCCTACGCCGAAGATAGCCACATTATTGCCGCTGCCGATTTAGCGGGCATTGCCGAGTTTGTTAATGCCCATCCGCGTGGTTTTGAAATGCCAATTAGTGAGCGCGGCGAATCGCTGTCTGGCGGCCAGCGCCAAGCGATTTCAATCGCCCGCGCGGCACTCAATGACCCGCCGATTTTTATGCTCGACGAGCCTAGTAGCGCGATGGATCACCAAAGTGAAGAACGTCTAAAGGGCCGCCTGCGAACCTATCTGGCCGGAAAAACGATGATTTTAGTCACCCACCGCACCTCATTACTGGAGCTAGTTGATCGATTGATCGTGATCGATCAAGGACAAATCATGGCCGATGGCCCCAAAGCCCAAGTCGTTGAAGCCTTGCAACAAGGTCGAATTGGCAAAGCAGGGAGCAGTACATAA